A genomic window from Cyprinus carpio isolate SPL01 chromosome B9, ASM1834038v1, whole genome shotgun sequence includes:
- the LOC109088799 gene encoding germinal-center associated nuclear protein, with protein MNPSNIFGKPQTAFQAPNNTNQPGNPFQSFAQQNPAQGVGFGQPSAFSQPAFGQATPQPSVFGQIPTFGQTGGLSQGLGQTSSFTFLGTAPAFGQSSLGQGTLGFGQPSPSSSQATGQTQMSAFDQTSAFGQSPAFGLSSSASQPLTSFSSTVTNQPSFGQLSALSVPAATSSSSTGGRTDNLAGGSQFSFKPPNDAVFKPIFSVSPEPPSSNLSSASEAVGSSKPVTSTMENSSSGSLFSCVKPSVLGFSFSQPAAAPSVSFSNANFSQKEALGGGSSIQFTFSQPANPSSSSTPASQPTTPSTFSFTEQSLQSQSDNKIPAFGTAIGSFGLGVPKTEAPQRTEDRAGDGQSSGGALGFGIKRKEEPVDPNAAKSDSSEAGADGPRQPAKRPLLRSRGPAGGLFRNALSDLIKSKVSPVMREGHLPDRPDPPGPGSDLVATPPRSQAPTLKNAEEVSLKPEAQTHTPGRRASRKESTDSLGGLSPTDATVIQCKGIPPNLNKKNLIIQHFGHFGKVLKVYCRPQKNLAIVHFQDHASAAKAKKKGKQFQRTEIQIFWQRKKQSPNEKVDKPSEVEDVTGDSESGAAFLQSSPSRKPLPRAVPISTTSSFSKSSPIQKSSVAKTLQFESEALLESVSEERSIERPIINLPSVLQPLIGQVAETAEERYRLLEQRDKILRQARPKRTDLDMSKVFVGTCPDMCPEKERYMRETRNQLSVFEVIPETEKVDHFAAIKEYSRSSADQEEPLPHELRPLPVLSMTMDYLVTQIMDQGEGNYRDWYDFVWNRTRGIRKDITQQHLCDPETVSLIEKCTRFHIHCAHHLCQEPMMSFDAKINNENMTKCLQSLKEMYQDLATKEVYCPNEAEFRQYNVLLKLNDGDILREVQQFRKEVRESREVDFAVQACAALNSNNFVRFFKLVNAASYLSSCILHRYFNQVRSKALKILNVAFTVGSQRSTIFPVEDFVRMLMFRNATEATDFIQQFGLTISDGMVELSRTSYQEPDFSLPQRKSVVIERKRTVLIGEVVNGGPLPNPPQHNPVCSFDSNNKYRGDGLSSEPPPATLKAPPQRLELKPLMELDSRSQVTARLQAEPRLFVDHPGMTEAFKSDDTEETGEKNQTQSSLPVVPRLVFQPILAPQPVRPPSPPPKPEPAYTDQDIMAEVDSVLNEVVEAEVSDISRAAAEYVSAALSASDSELETVVSEVLNQLLRELSTSEIIAEKERIAEEKRKQEEARRKEAFLEQFSGELCSKISDEVLTESIRASADAEIRLALEEKAACIARCSAEECNSIVEDTLAEELASMARDILDNELRRICKFIKRWRDVVAVRRQLKRQMRGFPAAPGCVDPRFKLKALVPSAPTSPSLDLLAQGMVNLGNSGNMAVSCTRLLKMRLEAVHQMKVSYYYNLLLSERVWMPLDLPTLVAESTPNAPDRIFWKATLLLPSSCDSDISYASRILTDWLEVKLGGENQSEESEKELKGQLKTLCISHSLTNIRGHTHEVHIAIKACHGPLSAEDQCLLEEQKELHGTNALLMLLPPLNSAGQGDEDVSLLSALLQLRQVQQASCWHSPIPLVVVVIGNQEGGTNDHSLEEALMLNTLVKDGLISEYIFVHIPATLTDLQGSEQMSHVIRWLAARSPAGPALSSQTLLQVVELGLCREFYSRLHRDKQDRKHAGLPSQHPEPIVQLCNSVLSFLAGLVSSEHLSGLCWPPPEFSLPENNELIPHQAWNSPEHMEWLKRAILSRQLPEWDLPPITASWPHLCASIFQYVSQIPTSPLSQPILMSRLENLLRRVDYQYFHVGDADENDCETTGPSFYEIPWDEIISLCVEHRMKDWSLETLVSKDALTDDGEILVYFNKDSLKCFQPPDSWIEAVKQTYQERQLALEVSKVRPPTTARHFPKQKLFQSHVNAEEWPSVRDAAHIPISQHFERILSSIRDMNAEGQRIGEQVQCRIEADPLRPSSFPLTLTSTVLSMPVTTTPSRKHPAAGTVHIKETETADLVEKISSPCKINRLFDADSTQNPIMERLQRTLLTVQEMNAEGQRIGEQIQRRIEADHLSSASFPLFLPCTLLSAPPLVRTSSSKRPAATFHIQVQYSSITKNSMKLKSSFHYKCLKPAFAFYLKEEKTKDSAASCERNRPVSLFQRFQDLKRELSSQEEEERVCDLKLKCLLDIVEN; from the exons ATGAATCCTTCAAACATCTTTGGTAAACCACAAACTGCCTTTCAGGCACCAAACAACACCAATCAGCCTGGAAACCCGTTTCAGTCCTTTGCCCAGCAGAACCCAGCACAAGGTGTTGGTTTTGGACAACCCTCTGCTTTTAGTCAGCCAGCTTTTGGCCAAGCAACACCCCAGCCTTCTGTCTTCGGCCAAATCCCTACTTTTGGCCAGACCGGTGGGTTATCACAAGGTTTGGGGCAGACATCTTCCTTCACTTTTCTGGGAACAGCCCCGGCCTTTGGTCAGTCGAGTTTGGGTCAAGGCACACTTGGATTTGGACAACCATCGCCTTCATCTTCTCAAGCTACAGGACAGACTCAGATGTCTGCTTTTGATCAGACCTCTGCTTTCGGTCAGTCTCCTGCGTTTGGTCTTTCCTCCAGTGCCTCGCAACCTCTGACTAGTTTCAGCAGCACTGTTACCAACCAGCCCAGTTTTGGTCAGCTTTCTGCCCTCTCTGTACCCGCTGCCACATCCAGCTCCTCAACAGGGGGTAGGACTGATAATCTAGCTGGTGGGAGCCAGTTTAGTTTCAAGCCGCCCAACGATGCAGTTTTCAAACCTATTTTCAGCGTCAGCCCCGAACCTCCCAGCTCAAATCTGTCTTCAGCCTCCGAAGCTGTTGGATCATCCAAACCCGTGACTAGCACTATGGAGAATTCCTCCAGTGGTTCGCTGTTCTCATGCGTAAAGCCGAGCGTTCTGGGCTTCAGCTTCTCACAGCCAGCAGCAGCTCCATCTGTCTCATTCTCCAATGCTAATTTTTCACAAAAGGAGGCACTCGGTGGTGGCAGCAGCATTCAGTTCACCTTCTCTCAGCCTGCCAACCCTTCCAGCAGCAGTACGCCTGCTTCCCAGCCCACGACTCCATCCACCTTCAGCTTCACAGAACAGAGCCTTCAGTCTCAATCAGATAACAAAATACCTGCATTTGGTACTGCCATTGGATCCTTTGGACTTGGGGTCCCAAAGACTGAAGCCCCACAGAGAACGGAGGATAGAGCAGGTGATGGACAGAGCAGCGGAGGAGCATTGGGTTTTGGCATAAAACGTAAAGAGGAGCCGGTTGATCCAAATGCAGCTAAAAGCGATAGTAGTGAGGCTGGGGCTGATGGACCAAGACAACCCGCCAAACGCCCGCTGCTGAGGAGCCGGGGCCCAGCTGGAGGGCTTTTTCGCAATGCATTGTCTGACCTAATAAAATCCAAAGTGAGTCCAGTGATGAGAGAAGGCCATCTTCCAGATAGACCAGATCCACCCGGTCCAGGCAGTGATTTGGTTGCTACACCTCCAAGATCTCAGGCTCCCACATTGAAAAATGCAGAGGAAGTTT CACTCAAGCCTgaagcacagacacacactccaGGTAGACGTGCCTCTCGAAAGGAGAGCACAGACAGTTTGGGTGGTCTCTCTCCTACTGATGCCACTGTTATACAGTGCAAAGGCATCCCACCCAACCTCAACAAGAAAAACCTCATCATACAGCATTTTGGGCACTTTGGGAAAGTGCTCAAGGTGTATTGCAGGCCTCAGAAGAATCTGGCCATCGTGCATTTCCAAGATCAT GCATCTGCAGCCAAagccaaaaagaaaggaaagcaaTTCCAGAGGACTGAAATTCAGATATTTTGGCAAAGGAAAAAGCAAA GTCCAAATGAAAAAGTTGATAAACCTTCAGAAGTCGAAGATGTGACAGGGGACTCAGAGTCTGGGGCTGCATTTTTGCAGTCCTCCCCTAGTCGCAAGCCTCTTCCCAGAGCAGTGCCCATCAGCACCACTAGCTCCTTTTCTAAAAG CTCTCCTATCCAAAAGTCGTCTGTTGCTAAAACACTCCAGTTTGAGAGTGAGGCACTATTGGAGTCAGTCTCAGAGGAACGGAGCATAGAACGACCTATTATTAACCTGCCCTCAGTACTGCAGCCTCTGATTGGTCAGGTGGCTGAAACCGCGGAGGAGAGATACCGCCTCCTAGAGCAGAGAGATAAGATATTACGTCAAG CTCGACCCAAAAGAACAGACCTGGATATGTCCAAAGTGTTTGTGGGAACATGCCCTGATATGTGCCCAGAGAAAGAGCGGTATATGAGAGAAACCCGCAACCAGCTGAGTGTCTTTGAAGTTATTCCAGAAACAGAGAAG GTGGATCATTTTGCTGCTATCAAAGAGTATAGCAGATCTTCGGCCGATCAGGAAGAACCACTCCCTCATGAGCTTAGACCACTTCCTGTGCTAAGCATGACTATGGACTACCTTGTAACCCAGATTATGGACCAGGGTGAGGGCAATTACCGTGACTGGTATGACTTTGTCTGGAACAGAACCAGAGGAATTCGCAAG GACATTACCCAGCAGCATCTATGTGATCCAGAAACAGTATCGCTCATTGAGAAATGTACCCGTTTCCACATTCACTGTGCCCATCACCTCTGCCAGGAACCCATGATGTCTTTTGATGCAAAAATCAACAATGAGAATATGACAAAATGCCTGCAGAGTCTAAAGGAGATGTATCAAGACCTAGCCACTAAAGAGGTGTACTGCCCCAATGAAGCAGAGTTCCGCCAATACAATGTGTTGCTTAAGCTCAATGACGGAGATATTCTTCG CGAGGTGCAGCAGTTCCGTAAAGAGGTACGGGAGTCTCGAGAGGTGGATTTTGCTGTGCAGGCCTGTGCAGCACTCAACAGCAATAACTTTGTCCGGTTCTTTAAGCTTGTGAATGCAGCTTCCTATTTGAGCAGCTGCATACTTCACAGATACTTCAATCAG GTGAGAAGCAAGGCACTGAAAATCCTCAATGTGGCCTTTACTGTTGGATCCCAAAGATCCACAATTTTTCCAGTTGAGGACTTTGTCAGAATGCTCATGTTCCGCAATGCCACTGAAGCcacagactttattcaacagtttggcCTTACTATCAGTGATGG CATGGTAGAACTTAGTCGCACATCCTATCAGGAGCCTGATTTCTCCTTACCGCAGAGGAAGTCTGTGGTCATTGAGAGGAAGAGAACTGTTCTGATTGGTGAGGTGGTGAACGGTGGACCACTGCCCAACCCACCCCAGCACAATCCCGTTTGCAGCTTTGACTCCAACAACAAGTACAGAGGAGACGGCCTGTCTTCTGAGCCTCCACCCGCTACCCTGAAGG CTCCTCCACAGAGGCTGGAGTTGAAGCCCTTGATGGAGCTTGACTCCAGGTCTCAGGTGACAGCAAGGCTTCAGGCTGAACCACGGTTGTTCGTGGACCACCCTGGCATGACAGAGGCTTTCAAATCTGACGACACGGAGGAAACCGGAGAGAAGAACCAAACACAATCCTCTCTTCCTGTGGTACCACGGCTGGTTTTCCAACCCATATTAGCCCCACAACCAGTCCGACCTCCATCTCCTCCACCCAAACCAGAACCAGCATACACAGATCAG GATATAATGGCAGAGGTGGACTCGGTGCTTAATGAGGTAGTGGAAGCCGAAGTCTCTGATATATCACGTGCAGCTGCTGAATATGTGTCTGCAGCCCTCAG TGCGAGTGACAGTGAGTTAGAAACGGTTGTGAGTGAAGTCTTAAATCAACTGCTGAGGGAACTATCCACGTCAGAGATCATCGCTGAGAAGGAGAGAATCGCAGAGGAGAAACGCAAGCAGGAAGAAGCCAG GCGGAAGGAAGCCTTTCTTGAGCAGTTCAGCGGTGAGCTGTGTTCTAAAATCAGTGACGAGGTGCTAACAGAGAGCATTAGAGCGTCTGCAGACGCTGAAATAAG GCTTGCTTTAGAAGAAAAGGCGGCTTGTATCGCCCGCTGCTCAGCGGAGGAATGCAACAGCATAGTAGAGGACACACTGGCTGAGGAGTTGGCCTCAATGGCACGAGATATCCTGGACAATGAGTTGAGGCGCATCTGCAAGTTCATCAAGAG GTGGCGTGATGTGGTAGCTGTGCGTCGTCAGCTAAAGAGACAGATGCGTGGTTTCCCTGCTGCCCCTGGCTGTGTAGATCCACGGTTCAAACTTAAGGCTCTCGTACCCAGTGCCCCTACGAGCCCCTCTCTGGACCTCCTGGCCCAGGGGATGGTCAACCTGGGTAACTCCGGGAACATGGCGGTTTCTTGCACAAG atTGCTGAAAATGCGACTGGAAGCAGTTCATCAAATGAAAGTGTCCTACTACTACAATCTCTTACTGAG TGAGCGTGTATGGATGCCTCTTGACCTGCCCACTCTTGTGGCAGAAAGCACCCCTAATGCACCAGACAGAATCTTCTGGAAAGCCACGCTTCTGTTGCCAAGCAGCTGTGATAGTGACATAAGCTATGCCAGCAG GATTCTGACAGACTGGCTTGAGGTTAAATTGGGTGGAGAAAACCAATCCGAAGAGAGTGAGAAAGAACTCAAAGGGCAACTGAAAACACTGTGCATTAGTCACAGCTTGACAAATATTAGGGGACACACTCATGAAGTTCACATTGCTATAAAA GCATGTCATGGCCCTCTGAGTGCAGAAGACCAGTGTTTGCTGGAGGAACAGAAGGAGCTCCATGGCACCAACGCTCTTCTGATGCTACTTCCCCCTCTTAACAGTGCTGGACAGGGTGATGAGGATGTGTCCCTGCTCTCTGCTCTCCTTCAGCTGAGGCAGGTGCAGCAGGCCAGCTGCTGGCACTCTCCTATACCACTTGTTGTGGTGGTTATTGGCAACCAAGAGGGCGGTACCAATGATCATAGTTTGGAAGAAG CACTCATGTTGAATACATTAGTCAAAGATGGTCTCATCTCTGAATACATCTTCGTCCACATACCAGCAACCCTTACTGACCTGCAAGGCTCAGAGCAG ATGAGTCATGTCATCAGGTGGCTTGCCGCCCGTTCTCCTGCTGGCCCAGCCCTGTCCTCTCAGACCCTGCTGCAGGTTGTTGAGTTAGGCCTGTGCCGTGAGTTCTACTCCAGACTACACCGAGACAAGCAGGACAGGAAACATGCAGGTCTTCCGTCCCAGCACCCGGAGCCTATCGTGCAGCTCTGTAACAGTGTGCTGAGTTTCCTAGCAGGTTTGGTTTCATCAGAGCATCTGTCCGGTCTCTGCTGGCCACCTCCTGAATTCTCTCTCCCCGAGAACAATGAGCTGATTCCTCATCAGGCTTGGAACTCTCCAGAACACATGGAGTGGCTAAAGAGAGCCATCCTCAGCCGGCAACTACCTGAGTGGGATCTGCCTCCAATAACTG CCTCCTGGCCACATTTGTGTGCCTCGATATTTCAGTACGTATCCCAGATCCCTACTTCACCCTTAAGCCAACCTATTCTAATGTCCCGCCTGGAGAACCTGCTAAGAAGAGTGGACTACCAATACTTTCATGTGGGTGATGCAGATGAGAATGACTGTGAGACAACTGGACCGTCCTTTTATGAAATTCCTTGGGACGAAATCATAAGCCTGTGTGTGGAGCATCGTATGAAGGACTGGAGTTTGGAGACTCTGGTGTCAAAAG ATGCCCTCACGGATGATGGCGAGATTCTTGTATATTTCAACAAAGACAGCCTGAAGTGTTTCCAGCCCCCTGATAGCTGGATAGAGGCTGTGAAACAGACATATCAGGAAAGACAGCTGGCCTTAGAAGT GTCAAAAGTCAGGCCTCCAACCACGGCCAGACATTTCCCCAAACAGAAGCTGTTTCAGAGTCACGTAAACGCAGAGGAATGGCCTTCTGTGCGTGATGCTGCACATATTCCCATATCGCAGCACTTTGAACGGATTCTCTCTTCCATTCGCGATATGAACGCTGAGGGCCAGAG GATTGGAGAGCAGGTACAGTGTCGGATTGAAGCGGATCCTTTACGCCCTTCATCGTTTCCTCTTACCCTGACCTCCACCGTCCTCTCAATGCCCGTGACCACGACCCCCTCCCGAAAGCACCCTGCTGCTGGCACTGTCCACATAAAG GAAACCGAAACAGCTGACCTGGTTGAGAAAATATCATCTCCTTGCAAAATAAACAGACTCTTTGATGCAGACAGCACACAGAATCCCATAATGGAGCGACTTCAGCGTACTCTCTTAACTGTTCAGGAGATGAATGCTGAGGGCCAGAG AATCGGAGAGCAGATTCAGCGTAGAATTGAAGCGGATCATTTGTCCTCTGCCtcttttcctctcttcctccccTGCACCCTCCTCTCTGCACCTCCTCTAGTTAGGACTTCCTCTTCCAAGCGCCCTGCTGCTACCTTCCACATACAAGTACAGTATTCTAGCATAACTAAGAACAGTATGAAGTTAAAAAGCAGCTTTCATTATAAATGCCTTAAACCTGcgtttgctttttatttgaagGAAGAAAAAACGAAAGATTCAGCTGCATCTTGTGAAAGAAACAGACCGGTATCTTTGTTCCAGCGTTTCCAGGACTTGAAAAGAGAGCTGTCAAGTCAGGAGGAGGAGGAACGTGtgtgtgacctcaagctgaagtgtCTTTTAGACATTGTAGAGAACTGA
- the lss gene encoding lanosterol synthase, whose amino-acid sequence MTEGTCLRRRGGPYKTEPVTDLSRWRLSNVEGRQTWRYIEEAHSADRQQSMMESHSLGLDTGEFISASPAAHTAVEAALKGMDFYSRLQAEDGHWAGDYGGPLFLLPGLLITCHIAKIPLPDAWKQEMVRYLRSVQLPDGGWGLHVEDKSTVFGTALNYTTLRILGVGPDDPDMVRARNILHSKGGAVGIPSWGKFWLAIFNVYSWEGMNTLFPEMWLFPSWVPAHPSTLWCHCRQVYLPMSYCYAVRLSADEDPLVLSLRQELYVQEYSTIDWPAQRNNVAACDLYTPHSTLLTIAYLILNVYEAHHSTTLREKAVKELYDHIKADDRFTKCISIGPISKTINMLVRWYVDGPTSPAFQEHVSRIPDYLWMGLDGMKMQGTNGSQLWDTAFAVQAFLEAGAQDIPRFTECLTQAHHFFDLTQIKDNPPEYEKYYRQMNKGGFPFSTRDCGWIVADCTAEGLKSVMLLQEQCGFLTDKVPTERLFDAVNVLLSMRNPDGGFATYETKRGGKLLELLNPSEVFGDIMIDYTYVECTSAVMQALKHFHSVYPEHRAEEIRTTLQQGLDYCRRVQRADGSWEGSWGVCFTYGVWFGLEAFACMGHTFQNGSVCVEVKRACEFLLSKQMEDGGWGEDFESCEQRHYVQSKNSQIHNTCWALLGLMAVRYPDIREIERGIQVLIDRQLPNGDWPQENISGVFNKSCAISYTSYRNVFPVWTLGRFSQLYPCSPLAGKLKL is encoded by the exons ATGACAGAGGGAAC GTGTTTGCGGAGAAGGGGAGGCCCCTATAAGACTGAACCAGTGACAGATCTCAGCCGCTGGAGGTTGAGTAATGTGGAGGGCAGACAGACCTGGAGGTACATCGAGGAGGCACACAGCGCGGACAGACAGCAGAGCATGATGGAATCTCACTCTCTGGGACTGGACACA GGTGAGTTCATATCAGCATCCCCTGCCGCACACACTGCAGTAGAAGCTGCACTGAAGGGAATGGACTTCTACAGCCGTCTCCAGGCTGAAGATGGACACTGGGCTGGGGATTATGGTGGACCTCTTTTCTTACTTCCAg GTCTGCTCATAACCTGTCATATTGCTAAGATCCCTCTGCCAGATGCATGGAAGCAGGAAATGGTTAGATACCTTCGCTCTGTGCAGCTGCCTGACGGAGGCTGGGGCCT gCACGTTGAAGACAAGTCTACTGTTTTTGGAACAGCTTTGAATTACACCACCCTGAGAATTCTGGGAGTTGGGCCTGATGATCCAGATATGGTTCGCGCAAGGAATATTTTACACAGCAAAG GTGGTGCTGTCGGTATACCCTCCTGGGGTAAATTCTGGTTGGCCATCTTCAACGTATACAGCTGGGAAGGGATGAATACGCTGTTTCCAGAGATGTG GCTGTTCCCTTCCTGGGTGCCGGCACATCCCTCCACTTTATGGTGCCACTGTCGGCAGGTCTACCTGCCCATGAGCTACTGCTATGCGGTCAGGCTGTCTGCTGATGAAGATCCACTGGTTCTCAGTTTAAGACAG GAGCTCTATGTCCAGGAATACTCGACTATTGACTGGCCAGCTCAGAGGAACAACGTTGCAGCTTGTGACTTGTACACACCACACAGCACCTTGCTTACTATCGCTTATT TGATCCTGAATGTGTATGAAGCTCATCACAGCACTACGCTGAGAGAAAAAGCAGTGAAGGAGCTTTATGACCATATTAAAGCAGACGATCGCTTCACTAAGTGTATCAGCATTGGCCCG ATTTCGAAAACCATCAATATGTTGGTACGCTGGTATGTGGATGGACCCACATCACCTGCCTTTCAGGAGCATGTGTCAAGGATTCCTGACTATCTAtg GATGGGTTTGGATGGTATGAAAATGCAG GGTACAAATGGATCACAGCTGTGGGACACTGCATTTGCAGTACAAGCATTTCTTGAg GCAGGTGCCCAGGACATCCCCAGGTTTACAGAGTGCCTCACACAAGCCCATCATTTCTTTGATCTGACCCAG atcaAAGATAATCCTCCGGAATATGAGAAGTACTATAGACAAATGAACAAG GGAGGTTTTCCCTTCAGCACGCGGGACTGTGGTTGGATAGTTGCGGACTGTACAGCGGAAGGACTGAAATCTGTGATGCTGCTGCAGGAGCAGTGCGGTTTCCTCACAGATAAAGTTCCCACCGAAAGACTCTTTGATGCTGTCAATGTG CTGCTAAGCATGAGAAATCCTGATGGAGGGTTTGCCACGTATGAGACCAAACGTGGCGGAAAACTGCTGGAGCTGCTGAACCCATCTGAAGTGTTTG GTGATATAATGATCGACTACACGTATGTTGAGTGTACCTCAGCTGTAATGCAGGCACTGAAACACTTTCACAGCGTATATCCTGAGCACAGAGCAGAAGAGATTAG GACAACTCTTCAGCAAGGGCTAGACTACTGCAGGAGGGTTCAAAGAGCTGATGGCTCATGGGAAGG GTCCTGGGGAGTCTGCTTCACGTATGGAGTCTGGTTTGGTCTGGAGGCATTTGCATGTATGGGCCACACTTTCCAAAATgg GTCTGTTTGTGTTGAGGTGAAACGTGCCTGTGAGTTCCTGCTGTCGAAGCAGATGGAGGATGGAGGCTGGGGCGAGGACTTTGAGTCATGTGAGCAGCGGCACTATGTTCAGAGCAAGAACTCACAGATCCACAACACCTGCTGGGCTTTGCTGGGTTTGATGGCTGTCAG GTACCCTGACATCAGAGAGATCGAGCGAGGCATTCAAGTTCTGATTGATAGGCAGCTGCCCAATGGAGACTGGCCACAG GAGAACATTTCTGGAGTGTTCAATAAAAGCTGTGCCATCAGCTACACCTCTTACAGGAATGTGTTTCCTGTGTGGACACTGGGCCGTTTCTCACAGCTCTACCCCTGTAGCCCTCTGGCTGGGAAACTCAAACTCTGA
- the LOC109088804 gene encoding sterol 26-hydroxylase, mitochondrial-like produces the protein MAVRFAVSSAERRIRFSFLRSMTVATDVRRGAVGNAAASVTVQDSHGKLKTVADLPEIKTFGMIYRLLFKRYLNRLHELQLYKKQVYGPMYKVNVGNLQSICINRVDLLEELLRKDEKFPSRGQMDVWREHRDMKGISYGPFTEEGEKWYKLRTVLNKRMLHPKDSVQYGDVVNAVVTDFIKRIYSLREMSPTGDLVSNMTSELYRFSLEGISSILFETRIGCLEKEIPAETQDFINSIAQMFTYNKHVVFLPNWTRNYLPFWQWYINGWDGIFKFARKMIDMKMEAIQKRVDANQEVAGEYLTYLLSNVKMSSKDVYGSISELLLAGVDTTSNTMLWALYLLSRDPEAQEALYQDVTRVLKGDRIPTAQEVNSMPYLKAVIKETLRMYPVVPMNSRLISESDIVIGGHFFPKETSFGLCHFAMSHDEKIFPEPRKFKPDRWLRDGRTRPNPFGSIPFGFGVRGCVGRRIAELEMHLALARLIKLFEIRPDPTVGEVQSLTRAGIVPDRQVNLHFVERKKASSDP, from the exons ATGGCTGTTCGTTTTGCAGTGAGCTCTGCAGAAAGAAGGATCAGATTCAGTTTTCTGAGGTCCATGACAGTGGCCACAGACGTCAGGAGAGGGGCAGTAGGTAATGCTGCTGCTTCTGTCACTGTCCAGGACAGCCACGGGAAGCTCAAGACTGTGGCTGACCTCCCAGAGATCAAAACCTTTGGGATGATATACAGACTGCTCTTTAAACGGTACCTGAATCGCTTGCATGAGCTGCAG TTATACAAAAAACAGGTTTATGGCCCTATGTACAAAGTGAATGTTGGAAACCTCCAATCCATTTGCATAAACCGTGTGGACTTACTGGAGGAACTCCTTAGAAAAGATGAGAAGTTTCCCTCCAGAGGACAAATGGATGTGTGGAGAGAGCACCGTGACATGAAAGGCATCAGCTACGGCCCTTTTACAGA AGAAGGAGAGAAATGGTACAAACTGCGGACAGTGCTGAACAAACGCATGCTGCATCCAAAGGACTCCGTTCAGTATGGAGATGTGGTCAATGCGGTGGTCACAGACTTCATCAAACGGATTTACTCTCTGCGGGAGATGAGCCCCACTGGTGATCTGGTCTCTAACATGACCAGTGAGCTTTATCGCTTCTCCCTTGAAG GAATCTCATCCATTCTGTTTGAGACACGCATTGGCTGCCTGGAGAAAGAGATTCCAGCCGAGACACAAGATTTCATTAATTCTATTGCACAAATGTTCACCTATAACAAGCATGTGGTGTTCCTGCCAAACTGGACTCGCAATTACTTGCCATTTTGGCAGTGGTACATTAATGGCTGGGATGGCATATTCAAATTCG CCAGAAAAATGATTGACATGAAGATGGAGGCCATACAGAAGCGTGTGGATGCGAATCAGGAGGTTGCTGGGGAGTATCTCACCTACCTGCTTTCTAATGTCAAGATGAGCAGTAAAGACGTTTATGGAAGTATTTCTGAGCTGCTGTTGGCTGGAGTGGACACA ACCTCCAACACTATGTTGTGGGCGCTGTATCTCCTCTCAAGAGATCCAGAAGCTCAAGAGGCTCTGTATCAGGATGTAACCAGAGTCTTGAAGGGTGACAGAATCCCAACAGCACAGGAAGTGAACAGCATGCCGTACCTCAAAGCTGTCATCAAAGAAACATTAAG GATGTACCCTGTGGTGCCCATGAATTCTCGTCTTATTTCAGAAAGTGATATTGTCATTGGAGGACACTTTTTCCCTAAAGAG acatcATTCGGTCTGTGCCACTTTGCAATGAGCCATGATGAGAAAATCTTCCCAGAGCCACGAAAGTTCAAACCTGACCGCTGGCTCAGAGATGGCAGAACGAGACCCAACCCATTTGGGTCAATCCCATTTGGCTTTGGAGTCAGAGGCTGTGTTGGCCGTCGCATTGCTGAACTGGAGATGCATCTGGCTTTGGCAAGG CTAATCAAGTTGTTTGAAATCCGACCAGACCCAACTGTGGGTGAGGTTCAGTCACTCACTCGTGCAGGGATTGTGCCAGACAGACAGGTGAACCTCCACTTTGTGGAGAGAAAGAAGGCATCTTCTGATCCATAG